The following coding sequences lie in one Agrobacterium vitis genomic window:
- a CDS encoding amidohydrolase family protein, with product MAQSLFETISQYLADTPHLQSLRRHPVPSSSTSTEGTSHRQNSHTTSLPKGAASSRNKGATISRNGGARSFRNQGADCLGICIPTVIDHYGLYGQARPSDEKGRALLRLLEAEHIWVKLSSPYRRPDRPLNIEPDPDWLSALIDRCPSRCVWGSDWPHPPPHESHFGPDVPSRGARYLVRVLWSDLLKPSARRIRSKISCGEIPPISTGFPHVFVDDPSTRK from the coding sequence GTGGCCCAGTCCTTGTTCGAAACGATATCTCAGTATCTCGCGGACACGCCGCATCTCCAGTCTCTCCGCAGGCATCCCGTTCCTTCCTCGTCAACATCGACGGAAGGAACTTCACACCGGCAGAACTCCCACACCACATCCCTGCCAAAGGGGGCGGCATCATCTCGGAACAAGGGGGCGACTATTTCTCGGAATGGAGGGGCGAGATCATTTCGGAATCAGGGGGCGGATTGTCTCGGAATTTGCATTCCGACAGTCATCGATCATTATGGTCTTTACGGGCAGGCCCGTCCATCAGATGAAAAGGGAAGGGCATTGCTGCGCCTTCTTGAAGCAGAACACATCTGGGTGAAACTGTCGTCGCCTTATAGAAGGCCGGATCGGCCGTTGAATATCGAACCAGATCCGGACTGGCTTTCAGCCTTGATTGATCGCTGTCCCAGCCGATGCGTATGGGGTAGTGACTGGCCACACCCCCCTCCGCATGAAAGCCACTTCGGGCCGGATGTCCCCTCCCGTGGCGCCCGTTATCTTGTTCGGGTCTTGTGGAGCGATTTGTTGAAGCCGTCGGCTCGCCGCATACGATCGAAGATATCATGTGGAGAAATCCCGCCAATCTCTACGGGTTTCCCACACGTATTCGTTGATGACCCGAGCACGCGAAAGTGA
- the istA gene encoding IS21 family transposase produces MRRVREILRYRFEQGLGHKSIAVRVGAAPSTVRETLRRATVAGLSWPLDDDVSDAVLEAALYKAAGTKTGHRRAPEPDWAQVHRELKRKHVTLQILWDEYMSRYPDGYRYSRYCDLYRGWALKLPVTMRQDHAAGDKLFVDYAGDTVTVVVDRLSGKTRQAHLFVAVLGASSLSFAQARWTETLPDWIECHVQALEFFGGAPALLVPDNAKVAIIKACHFDPQVNRTYSAMAAHYGSAVLPTRPRRPRDKAKVEAAVRIVERWLLGRLRHRTFYSLAEVNAAIADLLCDLNDKRVLRRVGVTRRQLFEELDRPALRPLPVERYVFAEWRVRRAGLDYHVEIERHYYSVPYRFAREQVEARITANTIEIFHKGARIAAHRRSSGNGKHTTIPDHMPSAHRRFADWTIERIRREASAMGPDVDLLCERILADRPHPEQGFRACLGIIRLNKSFGRDRVNAACARALEIGARTYGSVRSILDNDLDRTASSNRSASHEPIHHENIRGPRYYH; encoded by the coding sequence ATGCGGCGTGTCCGCGAGATACTGAGATATCGTTTCGAACAAGGACTGGGCCACAAATCGATTGCGGTTCGGGTCGGGGCAGCACCGTCGACGGTGCGCGAGACGCTGCGGCGGGCAACGGTTGCGGGTCTTTCGTGGCCGTTGGATGATGACGTGAGCGATGCCGTCCTGGAGGCGGCGCTTTACAAGGCGGCCGGGACGAAGACGGGTCATCGTCGCGCGCCGGAGCCGGACTGGGCGCAGGTCCATCGCGAGCTGAAGCGCAAGCACGTGACGCTGCAAATTCTCTGGGACGAATACATGAGCCGTTATCCCGACGGCTACCGCTACAGCCGGTATTGTGACCTCTATCGCGGCTGGGCGCTGAAGCTGCCGGTGACGATGCGGCAAGATCATGCTGCCGGCGACAAGCTGTTCGTCGATTATGCCGGCGACACGGTCACGGTCGTCGTTGATCGACTGTCGGGCAAGACGCGGCAGGCGCATTTGTTCGTGGCGGTCCTGGGAGCGTCCAGCCTTTCGTTTGCGCAGGCGCGCTGGACAGAGACACTACCCGATTGGATTGAATGCCATGTCCAGGCGCTGGAGTTTTTTGGTGGTGCGCCAGCCTTACTGGTTCCCGACAATGCCAAAGTGGCGATCATCAAGGCATGCCACTTTGATCCCCAGGTCAACAGGACCTATAGCGCAATGGCGGCGCACTATGGGAGCGCCGTCCTTCCGACGCGGCCGAGACGCCCTCGCGACAAGGCGAAAGTGGAGGCTGCGGTTCGTATTGTCGAGCGGTGGCTGCTGGGTCGCCTGCGCCATCGGACCTTCTACAGTCTGGCCGAGGTCAATGCGGCGATCGCCGACTTGCTTTGCGACCTCAACGATAAACGTGTCCTGCGCCGGGTTGGCGTTACCCGTCGTCAACTGTTCGAAGAGCTTGATCGTCCGGCTTTGCGGCCCTTGCCTGTCGAGCGCTATGTCTTTGCCGAATGGCGCGTCCGGCGTGCCGGGCTGGATTATCACGTCGAGATCGAACGGCATTATTATTCGGTTCCCTATCGCTTTGCCCGCGAGCAAGTAGAGGCGCGCATCACCGCCAATACGATCGAGATATTCCACAAGGGCGCGCGGATTGCCGCTCACCGCCGCTCGAGCGGTAACGGCAAGCACACGACCATCCCCGATCATATGCCCTCGGCGCATCGTCGGTTCGCCGACTGGACGATCGAACGCATTCGACGCGAAGCCTCAGCCATGGGGCCGGATGTCGACCTGTTGTGCGAGCGCATCCTTGCCGACCGGCCGCATCCCGAGCAGGGCTTTCGCGCCTGCCTTGGGATTATCCGCCTTAACAAGAGCTTCGGCCGCGACAGGGTCAATGCCGCTTGCGCCCGAGCGCTGGAGATCGGGGCCCGGACCTATGGTTCGGTGCGCTCCATCCTCGACAACGACCTCGACCGGACGGCGAGCTCGAATAGATCCGCCTCGCACGAACCGATCCACCACGAGAACATCCGCGGACCTCGCTATTACCACTAA
- a CDS encoding recombinase family protein, translating to MLRATNSPDERITAEHRGKLAYIYVRQSSVNQVRHHQESTQLQYRLVERAVGLGWPHERVHVIDDDLGKSGSGSVEREGFKKLIAEIGLGNAGLVISLDASRLARNNRDWHQLLDLCALFGVIIADGERLYDPCAYHDRLLLGLSGIMSEAELHQIRQRLHQGERQKAARGELRLCLPAGLAHDRSGQITLNPDEEVQARLDLVFGKFRELGSARAVMRYLRKENLPLPIRPLRGPAPHEVVWQEATNPRVLSILHNPGYAGAYVYGRRRQTGGRIRQDVYRPRTAKVPIEDWEVCLQAAHPGYIGWEEFMDNQRRLENNINHYEAGHTGAPRKGAALLQGIAVCGRCGRRMSLRYSGPAGNYPVYTCRADRGHDGGPLCQEVRALPVDARIEGILLEALAPDRIAIAIAALGQIEEEAHQLERQWALRRERARYEAERARRQYDAVEPENRLVARSLERAWEEKLRAAEAIEQDYERWRSDEPLVLSEADRDGLLALGENLPGIWRAPSTTAAERKSILRLIICEVVLDQKRLQGQVWIKILWQTGATSEHSVQRHVHTYGDYIDVDKLRARVAELNAAGKMDKEIASSLNSEGFLAARNCAFKGENVWLLRRRWGIPTVKINGTSSNPVRWPDGTYSVQGAAAALGITPQVIFDYLARGWLKGHQHAKGQPWQIELTQDQIDILRARAQRNRRSRKQAS from the coding sequence ATGCTGAGAGCGACGAATAGCCCGGACGAGCGTATCACTGCCGAGCATCGCGGCAAGCTCGCCTACATTTATGTCCGCCAGTCTTCTGTAAATCAGGTGCGGCATCATCAGGAAAGCACGCAGCTTCAGTATCGTCTCGTCGAGCGTGCCGTCGGCCTTGGCTGGCCACATGAACGCGTGCACGTCATAGATGACGATCTGGGCAAATCCGGTTCGGGCAGCGTTGAGCGAGAGGGCTTCAAGAAGTTGATCGCGGAGATCGGGCTGGGCAATGCTGGGCTTGTCATCAGCCTCGACGCCTCCCGGCTCGCCCGCAACAATCGTGATTGGCATCAACTCCTTGATCTGTGCGCATTGTTCGGCGTTATTATCGCCGACGGAGAACGGCTCTACGACCCTTGCGCTTACCACGACCGCCTGTTGCTCGGCCTATCTGGCATCATGAGCGAAGCGGAGCTGCACCAGATCAGGCAGCGCCTTCATCAGGGTGAGCGCCAGAAAGCGGCACGCGGCGAATTGCGGCTTTGCCTTCCTGCTGGATTGGCTCATGACCGCTCGGGCCAGATCACTCTCAATCCCGACGAGGAAGTGCAGGCAAGGCTCGACCTCGTCTTCGGCAAGTTCCGCGAATTAGGAAGCGCGCGGGCTGTGATGCGCTATCTGCGAAAGGAGAATTTGCCGCTACCAATACGCCCGCTGCGTGGTCCGGCGCCGCACGAAGTCGTGTGGCAAGAGGCCACCAACCCACGCGTGCTCAGCATTCTCCATAATCCCGGCTATGCTGGAGCCTATGTCTATGGTCGGCGGCGGCAAACTGGCGGGCGCATTCGTCAGGACGTGTATCGGCCGCGGACGGCCAAGGTGCCCATCGAAGACTGGGAGGTCTGTTTGCAAGCTGCCCATCCTGGTTACATCGGCTGGGAGGAGTTCATGGACAACCAACGACGACTGGAGAACAACATCAACCACTACGAAGCCGGCCATACGGGAGCGCCACGCAAGGGCGCCGCACTGCTGCAGGGCATCGCTGTTTGCGGGCGGTGCGGTCGGCGGATGAGTTTGCGCTATAGCGGCCCTGCAGGGAACTATCCCGTTTACACATGCCGTGCCGATCGCGGTCACGACGGAGGGCCGTTATGTCAGGAGGTACGCGCTCTGCCCGTCGACGCACGCATCGAAGGCATTCTACTCGAGGCTCTGGCCCCGGACAGGATCGCTATTGCCATCGCCGCACTGGGTCAGATCGAAGAGGAAGCACACCAGCTTGAGCGTCAATGGGCATTGCGGCGTGAACGGGCGCGCTACGAGGCGGAAAGAGCCCGACGCCAATACGACGCAGTCGAACCCGAGAACCGCCTGGTGGCCCGGTCGCTGGAGCGAGCATGGGAAGAGAAGCTACGTGCAGCCGAGGCCATCGAGCAGGACTATGAACGGTGGCGCTCCGACGAGCCCCTCGTCCTGAGCGAGGCAGATCGCGACGGGTTACTGGCGCTCGGGGAGAACCTGCCTGGCATTTGGCGTGCCCCATCGACCACGGCGGCCGAGCGAAAGAGCATCCTGCGCCTCATCATCTGCGAGGTCGTTCTCGACCAGAAACGGCTGCAAGGACAGGTCTGGATCAAGATCCTGTGGCAAACGGGAGCGACAAGCGAGCACTCTGTCCAAAGGCACGTTCATACCTATGGCGACTATATCGATGTCGATAAATTACGAGCGCGCGTGGCGGAGCTGAACGCTGCTGGCAAAATGGATAAGGAAATCGCCTCATCGCTAAACTCGGAAGGCTTTCTTGCGGCACGGAATTGCGCCTTCAAGGGTGAGAATGTCTGGCTCTTGCGCAGGCGTTGGGGCATTCCAACCGTCAAAATCAACGGCACGAGCTCCAATCCCGTCAGGTGGCCGGACGGAACCTACTCCGTTCAAGGGGCAGCCGCGGCCTTGGGCATCACACCACAGGTCATCTTCGATTATCTCGCCCGCGGATGGCTCAAGGGACACCAACACGCCAAGGGCCAGCCATGGCAGATCGAATTGACGCAGGACCAGATCGACATCCTGCGCGCTCGCGCTCAACGCAATAGACGATCGAGGAAACAGGCATCATGA
- a CDS encoding Bug family tripartite tricarboxylate transporter substrate binding protein, which produces MLNTLNSKILPKMLCFTAFSMLGCIANSTAVSAQNFPEKPITMVVPFNAGGAADATGRVIAEAMSRHLGQNVLVENVGGAGGAIGTARVAKAEPDGYTIGLGHMGTLAAAVTINRSLQYDPRKDLKYLGLVSTSPNVIYVGKDFPAKNLEEFIDHAKSAKGAPAMGHGGIGAASHVACVMLFKLIGVEPNLIAYKGFGQTITDVLGGRIAGGCDLLASAAPIAKAGSIRILAIAAQKRSPVLPDAPTSAEAGLPEFLTETWTGLFVPVGTPEAVVKTLNAALQNSLAQNNVREKLGTIGASLPPDDHRSGDYMQDLVNREIAAWSKFLKPEQQN; this is translated from the coding sequence ATGCTCAACACGCTGAATAGCAAAATATTGCCCAAGATGTTGTGTTTTACCGCGTTCTCGATGCTGGGCTGCATTGCGAACAGCACCGCCGTCAGTGCTCAAAACTTCCCGGAGAAGCCGATCACTATGGTGGTACCCTTCAATGCCGGGGGCGCGGCAGACGCGACGGGACGCGTGATCGCAGAAGCAATGTCAAGGCATCTCGGCCAGAATGTTCTCGTCGAGAACGTTGGCGGTGCGGGCGGAGCGATCGGGACGGCGCGGGTTGCAAAGGCCGAACCGGACGGCTACACGATTGGGCTCGGGCACATGGGGACGCTGGCGGCGGCGGTGACGATCAATCGATCGCTGCAGTACGATCCACGCAAGGATCTCAAATATCTTGGGCTGGTCTCTACCAGCCCGAACGTCATCTACGTCGGCAAGGATTTCCCGGCAAAGAACCTGGAGGAATTCATCGATCACGCGAAAAGCGCGAAAGGCGCGCCGGCCATGGGACATGGCGGTATCGGAGCTGCTTCCCACGTCGCGTGTGTGATGTTGTTCAAGCTCATTGGCGTAGAGCCCAACCTCATCGCGTATAAGGGGTTCGGGCAGACGATCACCGATGTGCTTGGAGGAAGAATAGCCGGAGGATGCGACCTGTTGGCCTCGGCGGCACCTATAGCAAAGGCAGGAAGCATTCGCATATTGGCGATTGCCGCACAAAAGCGTTCCCCCGTCCTTCCGGATGCTCCCACCAGTGCCGAAGCAGGACTGCCCGAGTTTCTGACGGAAACTTGGACGGGCCTTTTTGTTCCAGTCGGCACCCCAGAGGCAGTCGTGAAAACCTTAAACGCGGCTCTGCAGAATTCTCTGGCGCAAAACAATGTCCGTGAAAAGCTGGGTACGATCGGAGCAAGCCTGCCGCCCGACGATCACCGGTCTGGCGATTACATGCAGGACCTGGTAAATAGAGAGATCGCTGCCTGGTCGAAATTCCTGAAACCTGAACAACAAAACTAG